From a region of the Thermomicrobium roseum DSM 5159 genome:
- a CDS encoding class I SAM-dependent methyltransferase — protein MVVERSSRNCVLCGTRFTGRRFLCRRCSERYRRERPSRELRRRFYEAVDQLYPSWANTFGSYNMPQALLAVLDSVPRSARILELGCGGGALLRTLAERGFERLVGLDLARTALREACRRETPAAFVLADAERLPFRSQSFDVVIATDLIEHVDDLDAHLAEVARVLRPGGWYLVKTPNRPLAELYYRLAGLDDYPFWHPSMLSPGELQTRFARHGFTVRILAQPALTPAQLRKVPTPLLRGIAARLPVALLPVWLRPHLEALAELQAEPDSSGDGDSRRTLKEPS, from the coding sequence GTGGTCGTCGAGCGGTCGTCTCGTAACTGCGTCTTGTGCGGCACGCGCTTCACCGGAAGGCGGTTTCTCTGCCGCCGGTGTAGCGAGCGTTATCGGCGAGAACGACCGAGTCGCGAGCTCCGGCGCCGATTTTACGAGGCGGTCGACCAACTGTACCCGAGTTGGGCGAACACCTTCGGCTCGTACAACATGCCGCAAGCGCTCTTGGCGGTACTCGATTCGGTACCTCGCTCCGCGCGTATCCTGGAACTCGGGTGCGGTGGTGGTGCACTTTTGCGGACACTGGCTGAGCGCGGCTTCGAACGGCTCGTCGGGCTCGATTTGGCCCGGACTGCGCTGCGGGAGGCATGCCGGCGAGAAACACCGGCCGCGTTCGTTTTGGCGGATGCCGAACGCTTACCCTTCCGCTCGCAGAGTTTCGACGTCGTGATCGCGACCGACCTGATCGAGCATGTCGATGATCTGGATGCACATCTGGCCGAAGTCGCGCGTGTCCTTCGGCCCGGAGGCTGGTACTTGGTGAAAACGCCGAACCGCCCCCTCGCCGAGTTGTACTACCGACTCGCTGGGTTGGACGATTATCCGTTCTGGCATCCTTCGATGCTGTCGCCTGGTGAGCTGCAGACACGATTCGCCCGACATGGCTTTACGGTACGGATTCTGGCACAGCCAGCTCTGACACCCGCGCAGCTGCGCAAGGTGCCGACGCCGCTCTTGCGGGGCATCGCAGCCCGGCTGCCAGTCGCGCTTCTGCCTGTGTGGCTGCGGCCCCATCTGGAAGCGCTCGCTGAGCTGCAGGCGGAACCGGACAGTAGCGGCGATGGTGATAGTCGACGTACACTGAAGGAACCATCCTGA
- a CDS encoding SH3 domain-containing protein produces the protein MRPRGLRWLLVMAWFALWSLGCRVPQTLVATVPESTSTLTVRTQVEQPFYSARDGLTAVRLRLNLPDNFAPGERPSLGGGGTIRIVYAPEVDPRYPDSDFYAWPASQGWLGELLPGRVISQTFLSRYPNLDGITVRVGTYGADIGTGIGRLREDVSAIVREAPIAGREITTLPGGGAVEVIGSRESWVRVRLADGRVGYIDRASFADLPAPTRENWGELLLRLYREGEEAPLREARLRVQGLSDESHVTFRFAPIADSYRTSYRFTIEAVGSAPGHAVTLWSDPATETLVFRPTYASQVLAEAALDAGRWSGVEGTLEVRFAPVQPTRDVYLRLIVEAKERPLIVHWSMVRPPGNLPLASRDDPGIWGGLVFNARYSETVPVGWLVRTVFVRSTRAIFSDPVLGIGYMFVTSGALGLLAWSWRKRGRRAVVS, from the coding sequence ATGAGACCGCGTGGCTTGCGCTGGCTGCTCGTCATGGCCTGGTTCGCTCTGTGGTCACTCGGTTGCCGCGTTCCGCAGACGCTGGTCGCGACGGTACCGGAAAGCACGAGCACACTCACGGTACGCACGCAGGTCGAGCAGCCGTTCTATTCCGCGCGCGACGGTCTCACCGCTGTTCGTCTTCGCCTCAATTTGCCTGACAACTTCGCTCCCGGTGAGCGTCCCTCGCTCGGTGGGGGTGGGACGATCCGCATCGTCTATGCACCGGAGGTCGATCCTCGTTATCCGGATAGCGATTTCTATGCTTGGCCGGCGTCGCAAGGGTGGCTCGGGGAGCTCCTACCGGGGCGCGTGATTTCGCAGACGTTCCTCTCGCGCTACCCCAATCTGGATGGGATCACTGTTCGAGTCGGCACATATGGTGCCGACATCGGCACCGGAATCGGGCGGTTGCGCGAGGATGTTTCGGCGATCGTGCGGGAAGCGCCGATCGCTGGTCGGGAAATCACGACGCTCCCCGGAGGTGGTGCCGTCGAGGTCATCGGCAGTCGTGAGAGCTGGGTGCGCGTGCGGCTCGCGGATGGGCGTGTCGGTTACATCGACCGTGCGTCGTTCGCTGACCTTCCCGCTCCCACGCGCGAAAACTGGGGTGAGTTGCTCTTGCGACTCTATCGCGAGGGAGAGGAAGCTCCACTCCGCGAAGCGCGGCTCCGGGTACAGGGACTTTCCGACGAAAGCCACGTGACCTTCCGCTTCGCACCCATCGCTGATTCGTATCGAACATCGTATCGATTCACGATCGAGGCAGTCGGATCGGCGCCGGGTCACGCGGTGACGTTGTGGAGTGATCCAGCGACGGAGACGCTCGTCTTTCGCCCGACCTATGCGAGCCAGGTATTAGCCGAAGCCGCGCTCGATGCGGGTCGTTGGTCGGGGGTGGAGGGAACACTGGAGGTGCGTTTCGCCCCGGTCCAGCCCACGCGCGACGTCTATCTGCGGCTCATTGTCGAAGCGAAGGAGCGACCGCTCATCGTGCACTGGTCGATGGTGCGCCCACCGGGCAATTTGCCGCTGGCGAGCCGCGACGATCCGGGCATTTGGGGCGGGCTGGTCTTCAATGCCCGTTACAGCGAAACGGTTCCGGTCGGCTGGCTCGTCCGGACGGTATTCGTCCGGTCAACTCGCGCGATCTTCAGCGATCCTGTACTCGGCATCGGGTACATGTTCGTGACGAGTGGTGCGCTCGGTCTCCTGGCTTGGAGCTGGAGGAAGCGTGGTCGTCGAGCGGTCGTCTCGTAA
- a CDS encoding GatB/YqeY domain-containing protein, producing the protein MHLTQCVQLDYTAPETFAMPSRSRWSARAQNPTTRGNERVSTLAERLLADLQEAVKTGDVTRREVIRFLRAEIKNREIDKGRPLTDEEIIEVIRRQIKMRREAIEQFAQGGRQDLVEREEAQIRVLETYLPQQLSPDELMELARAVVREVGATGPRDMGRVMPVLRERVGPRAEGRAIAEAAQKALAEVAGS; encoded by the coding sequence GTGCATTTGACGCAGTGTGTCCAGCTCGACTATACTGCCCCGGAAACCTTCGCCATGCCGTCGCGCAGTCGCTGGTCGGCGCGAGCGCAGAATCCGACGACGAGAGGGAACGAACGAGTGAGCACCTTGGCGGAGCGTCTGCTCGCTGATCTTCAAGAAGCGGTCAAAACGGGCGATGTGACGCGTCGTGAAGTGATCCGTTTTTTGCGAGCTGAGATCAAGAACCGGGAGATCGACAAGGGTCGGCCGCTCACGGACGAAGAGATCATCGAGGTCATCCGTCGTCAGATCAAGATGCGACGCGAGGCGATCGAGCAGTTCGCGCAGGGCGGGCGCCAGGACCTGGTCGAGCGCGAGGAAGCGCAGATTCGCGTCCTGGAGACCTACCTACCGCAGCAGCTGTCGCCGGACGAACTCATGGAGCTCGCACGAGCTGTTGTCCGGGAAGTCGGTGCGACTGGTCCGCGTGATATGGGCCGCGTGATGCCCGTTCTGCGTGAACGGGTGGGGCCGCGAGCTGAGGGACGTGCCATCGCCGAAGCAGCGCAGAAGGCGCTCGCTGAGGTCGCGGGGAGTTGA